A segment of the Desulfurellaceae bacterium genome:
GGCGCTGCCCCACGACAGGGTCACCCCGGCTCCGCCGTGGCCGTAGTTGTGGACGATACGCCGACTGTTTCGCTCTTCGGCCTCAATCCGGCTGCCGCCCTCGCGGTAGGGCCGCAGCCCGGCATACGCCCGGCGGACATCGCCCAGCTCCAGACCGGGCAGGATGCGCTTGTTGCCGTGAATCACCAGGTGCAGCGCCCCGTTGTCGACCGTTTCGGTATAGATATTTCTCTCGGTCGTGCCGCCCAGCAGGGTCTCGGTTTTACGCGGATATACATAAAACCCGTCGGCGTTGATCGACCAGTCCATGTCGGGTCGGGGGCCGACGACCACGACTTGGCCCTTGATCGGGATCAGCCGTTGGTCGTGACACAGCCGGCGCGAGCCCAGGCCGGTACAGTTGAAAATAACCTCGGCCGGCAGACCGGCCAACTGCTCCAGGTCGGTGAACGGCTGGCCGACAACCACGACACGGCCCGTGTTTTGCTCGAACCGGGCCATCAACCACGTCAGGTACACGGGCATGTCAATAAAAAAGCTCACGTATCTCCAGCCAAAGGCGTAGCCGCCGGGCACCTCGGGCCGTTCCAGGATGCGTACCTGCTGCATCACTGACAGATAGTCGGCCGGGGGCCGGGGCGCGCTGCTGGCCTCCCAGTGGACGTGTTTACGCACGCCCGCAACCGCGCCAGCCTCGGCTAGCACCCGCTCAAACGCGGTCCAGCTGTCTTCGAGGAGGCGCCGGGTGTGTGCGGTATAGCCCACCGCGTGGGGCTTGAAACTGGCGCCGGCTTTGACCGAGGTGGTGTGCAGCGGCAGACGGTCGGTGTACAGGCTAACGGTCCAGCCGCGCTGTTGGGCCACAAGAGCCGTGCTCAGGCCAAGCACCCCGGCGCCGAGAACCGCAACATGCATGGCGTCTCTCCGCTGGTCGGGATACCGTTCAGCCCTCTACCCGCCGGGAGACAGACACAGGCGGGGCGTGGGGCTGCCATGGCTAGTGGCTATGCGCCGCCTTGGCCGCGGTCTTACCCTTGGTGGGACCGTGATCGCGCGAATGGGCGTGGCGGCGGAAATTCTTGCTGTCGGTGCTCTTCTTATGGCTGTGGCCGTGAGTGTGGTCATGGCCGTGCGAGGGCGGCGCATAGCTGGGTTCGGGCAGGCCACGCTGCTTGCGCACCTCGGCCGCCTTGGCCGTGGTATCGTCAAACTCGTTGCCCCGGCCGACGCTGTGGGCGGCAAAGCGCTTCACCGAATATTCGTCCATGTGGCACGACAGCGGGACCTGCGGGTAGCGCATGCACAGGGGCCGCTGGTGCTGATTCTGAGGGCTGGGCCGGGGCTGTTGTCCGGCGTGGACATCAACCGCGCCGGAGCTGATGGCAAAGGCCGACACAATCCGGGGGGCGCGTTTGCCGCAGCTCGGACACGCCTTCTTTTTGTTGGACTCACGCATTGAGCTTAACTCCTCAAAGGTGAGCTGACAGGCGACGCAGTGGTATTCGTACAGCGGCATGGGTCTTCTCCCGGGGAGGCCTATTCGATCGGCGTGGGCGCGTGCGGAAACTCGACCCAGTCTTCGGGGTCGTGCGAAATCCAGACGCTGGCCTCGTGCAGGTCGCGCAGGGCCTTGATGCGCTGAATCGACAGCGAGGACTGCGCCGGATCGGTGTCCAGCGGCATACCGGCCAGGGTGTCGAACTGCATCCGCAGGTGGAGGGTATCGCCAACGAGCAGGATGGAGCGGTTGGGCAGGTGGACGTACAGCGAGCTTTCGCCCGGCGTATGGCCCGGGGTCTTGAGCAGGTGCAGGCTGCTGTCGCCAAACACGTCGAAATCGCCCTGTAACTCCAGCCAGTCGAAATTGCGGGTCGGCACGATATCCTTGAACACGAACACGTCCCGCAGGTGCGTATCCGGCCAGTAGGCGTAGCGCAGCTCGTTTTCCATGATCAGGAACTTGGCGTTCGGAAAGGCGTGCAGATAGCCGGTGTGGTCGAGGTGCAGGTGGGAGACGATCACGTATTTGATATCGTCCATCTTGTAGCCCAGGGCCTGAATCTGGCGGTCGAGCAACAGCTCTTTGGGATAGTTGATCTGCAGGGCTTCGGCGAACGGTCCCCAGTGGCCGACCGGGTCATCGGCCGCAGCCGGATGGCAGCCGGTATCGAACAGGACCAGACCCTTGGGGTGTTCGATCAGATAGGCCGGACACGGAATCTCCACCAGATCGTCAGCCCCGCCGTGGGCCAGCAGGCTCTGGGGCACGGTCAGGGTTGCGTTGGGCAAGGCCCACATCTTGGTCGCTGTTCCATTCGCCATGGCTTCCTCCTTTGCCCTCAGCCGGGAGTGTTCGGGTCGGCTGAAATGCTAGTCCAAGCCGCTCGCCAGTGTCAAGCGTTTGAGCCCTAGCGTGCCTTGGGCAGCCCCAGCACCCGCTCGCCAATCACTCCGCGCAGAATCTCGTTCGTCCCGGCGGCGATCGTGCCGCCCCGCGCGCTCAGCATCCGATACGACCAGCGGGCCTGATCGACCGCAAACGGCGAGCCCTTGGCCAGCACCGCATACGGTCCCAAGAGTTCCATGGCAAAGTCCACGACCCGCATATTCAGCTCGGTGGAGATGATCTTGGAGAACGAACCCTCGGGTCCCGGCGGCTGGCCGTGGAGCTGGCGGGTCAGCCGCCGCAGCTCGTTGTACTTGACCGCCTCGGCCTCGATCGAGAACTGGGCCAGCTGTTGGCGCACGGCCTCGTCCTCAATCGCCGGACGCCCGTTCAACTCGACCCGGCGGGCGACCTCGTGCAGCTGGGGCAGGAGCTTCTCGAAGCGATAAAAGCTGCTGCTCGACACCCGCTCGAACATGAGGGTCGTAATCGCCACCATCCAGCCCTGGTTGAGGTCTCCGACCAGATTCTCCTTGGGCACCCGCACGTCCTCAAAAAAGACCTCGTTGAACTCCGCATCGCCGTTGATCTGGACCAGCGGGCGGACCGTCACGCCGGGGCTGTGCATATCGACCAGGATATAGCTGATGCCCTTGTGTTTGGGAGCGTCGGGGTCGGTCCGGACCAGCACAAAACACCAGTCCGAGTACTGCGCCCAGCTTGTCCACACCTTCTGGCCGTTGACCACGAACTGGTCGCCGTCTTCAACCGCCCGGGTCTGGATCGAGGCCAGATCCGAGCCCGAGCCCGGCTCGGAATAGCCCTGACACCAGATGTGCTCGGCCGGCAGAATCTTGGGCAGAAAGCGTTGCTTCTGGGCCTCCGTGCCCCAGTGCATCAGAGTTGGCCCGAGCAGCGAAATCCCGCTCAGGTTCACCCCTTGCGATACACCCAGACGACTCATCTCCTCGTTAAAGATGGCCTGTTCGAGCAGCGATGCTCCGCGCCCGCCGTACTCCTCGGGCCACCACAGGCCGACCCAGCCCCCCTCGTGCAGCTTCTGATGCCAGTCCAGGCCGCGCTGCCAGCGTTCTGCGGGCTCCAGGTCTTCGTCCTTGCCGCCCCGCAGGTCGTCCGGCACATTGGCCTCCATCCAGGCCCGCACGTCGTCACGAAACTGTTCTTCTGCCGGTGAATAGCTGAAATCCATGTCTGGCTCCTTGGCTCCTTCAGGCCGGACCGAAGTGGCGCAGGGCGACCGCCCCATTGAGACGAACGCATTGCCCAGCCTGATCGCCTGCCTTATAGCCCACTCCGACCAAAAAAGCGAAGCGTACCGTGGGCCCGCATAGCGCCACGCATATCTTGCAGCCCCTGCCCGTGGCCAGTACCATGCCCCCACCTGCCCCGCTGAGAGGAGAGCCATGGAATTCACCTTTAGTGAAGAGCAGCGCCTGCTTCAAGACAGCCTGCGCCAGTACGCCAAGGAAAAACTGCTGCCCAAATACGCCCACTGGGATGCGGGTCACACGATCAGCCGTGACGAGCTGCGGGAGGCGGCCGCACTGGGCATCTTCGGGCTGCGAGTGCCGGAAAAGTTTGGCGGCCAAGAGGTCGATTACGTCACCTGCGGCCTGATGACCGAGGAGCTGTCACGGGGCGACTTCAACTACAGTCTGTATATCCAGCTGGGCCTGATCGCCTCAGAACTGCTGGCCGACTACGCCCACCCCGAGGTCCAGGCCGAGTGGCTGACCCGACACGCCCGGGGCGACGCGGTTATCGCCTTTGGCCTGACCGAGCCCAGCGCCGGCTCAGACGCGGCCCGCATCACCACCCGGGCCCAAAAGATGGGCGACGACTACGTCATCAGCGGCGAAAAAGCCTCCATCACCTTTGCCGGCTATGCCGACGCCTGCATTGTTTTTGCCCGCACCGGTGAGCAGGGCGCCCACGGCCTGTCGGCCTTTCTGGTCCCGCTCGACAGCCCGGGCGTCAGCCGCCAGGTGTATAAGAGTCCGGGCGAACGGCTGACCCAGCGCGGCTCGCTGTTTTTTGACGGGGTGCGGGTGCCGGCCCGCAATCGGGTCGGCGATGAGAGCCGGGGTTTTCAGCAGGCCATGGTCGCCTTTGATTTCAACCGGGCGATTATCGGGCTGGCCTGCGTTGGCGCCGCCCAGCAGTCGCTGGACGAGACTATCGAGTACACCAAGGGCCGGATCGTCTTCGGCAAGCCGCTGGCCACCTTTGAAGGCGTGGCGTTCCAGATTGCCGAGCATCTGAGCCTGCTCGAAGCGGCGCGTCTGGTGTCCTACAAGTGCCTGTGGCTCAAGGACCAGGGCCGCAAACATACCAAAGAAGCGGCCATGGCCAAATGGATGGGGCCCAAGTTCTCGGCCGAGGCGATTCACGCCTGCATCATTCTGCACGGCCATTACGGCTACAGCATGGACGCGCCGCTGGAACAGCGCTGGCGGGATGTGCTGGGTCTGGAGATCGGCGACGGCACGCCGGAGATCATGAAGGGCATTGTCGCCCGCGAGGCGTTCGGACGGGAGTATACCGCCTATCGGTCCTAGGGGCTCCGACCGGGACGGACGAACCGCCCCGGTCGGCTGTCACCGCAGGGCTAGGCCAAAAAGCGCCGAACCCGCTCGACAAAGGCCTCGGTCTGTTCGATCTCGGGCCGGTGGCCACAGTTGTCGAAGACGACCAGCTCGGAGCCCGGAATCGCCTTGTTATAGGCTTGACCCGCGCTCAGCGGGACAACGTCGTCGTTCCTGCCCCAGATGATGAGGGTCGGCAGGTCTTTTGCCCCGGCCAGCAGGGGCCCCAGGCTGGGGTAGAACATATACGGCTCCCAGGCGATACGGGCGGTCTCGGCCCGCGCGTCTTCCCAGGCTTCGTACTGCTCGGGGGTTTGCTCGCCGCCGTACAGTTTGGCGAATTCCGGGGTGTTTTCCATGTCAGCAACGCTGGCATCGAGATAGGCCCGGGCGGTCACCACAAACATGTCCTTGATCTCGCCCTCGGGCGGTCGAATGCCGGTTGCGCCGACCAGCACCAGACGCCGGAATTGGGCAGCGTTGGCGGCCGCCATTTCCGCCGCAACCCAGCCGCCCAGCGAAAACCCGATGACGTTGGCCGGAGCCAGCCCCCTGTCCTGGATCGCCTGGGCGTAAAAACCGGCCAGGTCGCGTACATTGTTGACCCACTCGACCCGGGGCGATTTTCCGAAACCCGGGTGGTGGGGGATCATGAGCGTATGCGTCCGGGCCAACTCTTCATGCCAACTGGTAATGCCCGGGTGTCCCAGTTCCTCGTGCAACACGAGCAATGCGGGGCCGGAGCCCCCTGTCGTCACTACCAACTCGGTACCAGCAACCTGGACCGTTTCGTCTTGCCATCCTTGTGTTTCTGCCAATGGATGTCCTCCTTTCCAGTCTGTTTAATGGGCTGGGGGTGAGGCAGGCTGAGACTCGCGCCGGCAGGCTTCGATCTCGGTGCGGGTGAAGACAGTCAGGACGGGCAATGCCTCGCCGAGCGCCGCCCGGATGTTGTTCAGCCCGTCGTTCTCTTCACGGTCAACCAGGACCAGGGCGCCCCGGACATCTAAACCGCCCTCCCGACAGGCCTCAATTGCCTTGATGGTCGAGCCGCCGGTCGTCGCCACGTCGTCGAGCACAAAGACCCGGTCGCCGGGCCGGGCGCAGCCCTCGATCCAGCGCCGCGCCCCGTGGGCTTTGGGTTCTTTGCGGACGCTGAAGGCCTGGATCGGATCGGCCTGCCCGGCGCTGTAGTAGGCCAGGGCCAGGGCCAGGGGATCGGCGCCCTGGGTCAGTCCGCCACAGGCCACCGCGCGGCCCTTGAGCATGTCGTACAGCAGCTGGCCGACGAGCGGCAGGCTGTGAGCCTGAAAGGTCGTCAGTTTGCACTCCAGATAATAGTCGCTCAGCCGGCCCGAGGCCAGCCGAAACTGCTTGACCGGGTCCCAGCGGTAGGACTGCTCGACCAGGGCGGCCAATAACTGCTGTCGTGCGTCTGGCATGGATGTCGTGCTCCTCACGAGCAAGATCCATTGCCACAAACCTTGCCCCTAGGCTGCTGTAGCGTAAACCGCGCTTCCCATCAATAGGGCGACGGATTTTCCGGCCCGGCTCGACAGGCCAATCCGTCAGCGGATAGGATACCCACCGGTCAGCTGAAATCGGCGGGGCCGGACGCCATGCACCCTTCCCCCAGTCGTTTGGATTTTTCACCCCGAGACGCTGCCGAGCAGTCCCCCATGCGAACCTCTCCGCCGCCCCTGAGCGTTCCGAGCCCCCGGCGCATTCTGATCGTTCTGCTCGGGGCAATCGGCGATGTCACCAGAGCCCTGCCGCTGCTGATGCGGGTTCGACACGCCTATCCCGACAGCCATATTGCCTGGGCGGTCGAGCCGGCCGCAGCGCCGCTGCTGGAGTATCATCCGGCCCTGAACGATGTCCTGATCTACCACCGGGCGCGCGGCCTGCGGGCTTTCATTCCTTTTCTACGCGCGGTTCGAGGCCAGGGTTTTGATCTGGTGCTCGACCTGCAACGCCACGCCAAAAGCGGTCTGGTCAGCTGGTGGTCGGCCGCACCGGTGCGGCTGGGTTTCCACCGCGTGAACACCAAGGAGGGCAACTGGCTGTTCAATACCCATGCCATCGAACCGGTGGCCGATTTTTCGCTCAAGCTGGGCCAGTATCTCAAGTTTGCCGAGCGTCTAGGACTGGAGGAACCCCCGGCGGTGGAGTTCGGGCTCCGCCTGCGTCCCGAAGAGGAGCGACGGGTCGAGCGGCTGCTGGGCGATACGTCGCAGCCGTTTGCCGCCTTTTTCCTGGGTTCGCGCTGGCCGAGCCGCTTCTGGTTCCCCGAATCGACCGCCCAGGTGGCACGGGCGCTGCGCGCCAAGCACGGCCTGGGGGTGGTTCTGCTCGGGGGCCCGGACGAGGTGGCGTTTGCCCAGACGGTCAGGCGGGCGGGCGGCCCGGGGGTCACCGACCTGAGCGGCCAGACCAGCCTGCGCGACCTGATCGGCATCTTCACGCGCTGTCGCCTCGCCTTCGGACCCGACTCGGGACCGATGCATATCGCGGCCGCCAGCGGCGCGCCGGTGGTCTCGCTGTGGGGGGCAACCAGCCCGGTCCGCTCGGCGCCCTGGGGTTCGCAGCAGTGGGTGATCACCGGACCTGCGGCGTGCAGCCCGTGTTATACGCGGCAGTGCCGCATCGGCCGCCGCTGCATGCAGCGCATCCGGCCGTCCCAGGTCCTCGAGGTTATTGAGCGGGCCCTCGGCAGCTGATAGCTGATAGCCCTACATGATGTCACCGCCGAATATTCTCGTCCTGCTGATCGACTGCTTGCGGGCCGATGCCCTCTTCGGCCAGGGACGTGGTTGCCAGACCCCAACCCTGGATCGGCTGGTCCGCTCGGGAGTCAGCTGTACCCAGGCTGTCTCGTCGGCCTCTTCGACCACACCGTGTGTGGCCAGTCTGCTGACCGGCACCTATTCCTTTGTCCACGGCATACGCTCCATCTTCGGGCTCAAGCTGAGCCCCCAGGTGCCCTCCCTGGTCGAGGTCTTCAAGGCCCACGGCTATCACACCTATGCCGAGGTCAGCGGGCCGCTGTTCCCCGAAACCCGGCTTGACCGGGGTTTCGACACCTACGACTTCCGCGACGGCCCGGCCTATCTGTCGACCGACTGGGGAACGGACTTGCGCCACCGCCTGCAAACCGCCTACCACCAGCCGTGGTTCGGGTTTCTGCACCTGTGGGAACTCCACCACCACCGGCATATTCTGCCCCGGTTCCGCAGCCGGGCCTACGGGCGCAACCGCTATGAGCGGGCGCTGTCGTGTCTGGATGACCAGTTGGCTTCGGTGATCGATCTCCTGCCGCCCAATACGATTGTCGTCGTCCACGGCGACCACGGCGAGAAGCTGGTCAAGACCGATCTCGGCTACCGGACCTATCGCCTGCTGCGCGACGTCTTCGGCCCGTCCATCGCCAAGCGCGAGGGACACGAGATGGACGTGTACGAAGACCTGATTCGGGTACCGCTGGTGTTCTCCTTCCTCGGTCCCGCGGCCCACCCCCAGCTCCCCGCCGGGCAGACCGTCACGCAGCCGGTGCGCCAAATTGATGTGCTGCCGACCCTGCTCGAGCTGGCCGGACTGACGCCGCCGGACGACATCCACGGTCGCAGCCTGGTTCCGGCCCTGGCCACAGACACGCCGCTCGGGCTCGAAGCCTACCTCGAAGCCTTCCTGCGCATCCACTCCGATCCGCGCGACCGCCGGGTCGGCTGGCGGACGGCGGAGTGGAAATATATCTATGCGCCGGAAAATCCCGAGCTGCCCGAAGAACTCTATCAGTTGACGGCCGATCCGGGCGAACGACACAACCTGATCGAGACCCAGCCCGAGGTTGGGCTCAGACTCCGCCAACAGATCGAACGCCTGCAAAACGGCCCGCTGGCCGCCAATCCGGGCCAGCAAATGAGCGCCGACGAACGGCGTGCGCTGGAGAAGCGCATGGCCGATCTGGGCTATCTGTCATAGGCTCGGCATGTGTCGCCCGGAGTAGCGTAGCGTGGCAGTCCCTCCCCTCTCCCCCGTCTTTTGTGTTGCGGACAGGCCGGACCTGAGCCAGCGCCTGCCAATCGCCCCGCAGGACTGGGGTTCGAGCCATCTGCTGAAACAGGACAAAGACACGACCGTCAGCCTGGTGTCCCTGCCCCTCGGCGCGGTGGTCACCAAGCATCACCGCTTACAGCGCTGGGGCCGGATCGGCGAGGCGCTCCTGCACGGCTCGCCAGCCCAGCGATCCTGGCAGGGCGCAAAGCTGCTCCAGGAGCACGGATTCTGTGTGCCACGCCCCCTGGCCGTGCTGGAGCGACGCCAGGCCGGGCTCGTCCGGGAGAGCGTGTATGTCAGCCAGGGGCTGGTCAGCCAAGTCGGCCTGGACCGCTACTGGCGGGAACACCACGCCGGCTGGTCGGTCGCCCACCAGCGGCGCTTCCTGGCCGCCCTGGCCGACTTCCTGCGCCGCTTTCACGCCGCAGGCCTGTACGTCGGAGACATGAAAGACGCCAACCTGTTTGTCGAGACGGTCCAGGGTGCGGACCGAGACGGAGACTGGCGTTTTTATCTGGTCGATCTCGACCGGGTGCGCCACTTTCCGCGCCTCAGCCTCCAGCGCCGGCTCAAGAACTTAGTCCAACTGGAGCGGACGCTCGGTCGTCGGCTTCGCCTGAGCCAGCGCGTCTTCTTCTTCTACCGCTACTTGGGCACCCCCCTCCCCCCCTCTCAGGCTCGTCGGGATCTGTTGCGCCGACTCGTCAGGCTGCGGGACAAGAAAGATAGAGAGTACACCCGTCGCCGGGCGCGCCGGCGCTCGGACGCGGACCGGCCGTCCGACGCGGCGCTGGAGGCCGACCTCCAGCGGGCACCGATCTCGTGCTGTATTGTGTGTTTTAACGAAGCCGCCCACATCCGCCGCTGTCTGGAAAGCGTCAAGTGGTGCGATGAGATTGTTGTTGTCGATTCCTTCTCCACCGACCAGACCGTACAGATCTGCCGGGAGTACACGCCCCACGTCATCCGGCGCGCGTGGCCCGGCTTTGTCGAGCAGAAGCGCTTTGCGCTGGGCCAGACCAGCCACGAGTGGGTGTTGAATATCGACGCCGACGAAGAGGTCTCACCGGCCCTGCAACAAGAGATTGTGACGATCCTGGAGCGCGACGATCCTGCGGTTGACGGCTTTTACATCCCCCGTCTGGTGTATTACCTGGGCCGCTGGTGGTGGCACGGCTGGTATCCCAGCTATCGGCTGCGCCTGTTCCGCAAGACCAAGGTAAGCTGGGGAGGGGTGAACCCGCACGAAAAAGTCCTGCTGCGCGGTCAGGCCGACCGTGTAGCGGGCAATATCTACCACTACACCTACGACGATATCACCGATCACCTGCGGACGGTGAACGACCTGACCGACATCGCCGCCCAGGAGTTGGCCCAGCGTGGCGTCCGGGTTCATGTGTGGGATATCCTGTTCCGCCCGCTGTGGCGCTTTGTGCGTTTTTATGTGCTGAGCGGCTGTATGCGGGACGGCCGGGCAGGGTTCTTTGTGTCGGTCACCGCCGCTTTGTACACCTTTCTCAAATACGCCAAGCTGTGGGAACACACGCTGGGCAAGCCACCCCATGCACAGACGCGACCGACGGGCCGTTCTGCATATTGACCCGGAACGGGACTGGGGCGGCGGGGAAACCCAGGTCCTGGGCCTGACCCGCTACCTGCACCAGGCCGGCCATCGGTCGGTCGTCGCGGTTGCGCCGCATGGCGCGCTGGGGCGGCGCCTCAGCCAAGCCGCTCTGCCCCAGTGTGGGCTGCGGGTGCGCAACGATTTCGACATGCTGGCCGGCCTGCGCCTGCGCCGCCTGGTGCGAACCGGAGGCTATGAGCTGGTCCATTTCCATACTGCCCGGGCTCACGCCTTGAGCCCGTGGCTGCACGGCCTGGGAGTCAA
Coding sequences within it:
- a CDS encoding FAD-dependent oxidoreductase, which encodes MHVAVLGAGVLGLSTALVAQQRGWTVSLYTDRLPLHTTSVKAGASFKPHAVGYTAHTRRLLEDSWTAFERVLAEAGAVAGVRKHVHWEASSAPRPPADYLSVMQQVRILERPEVPGGYAFGWRYVSFFIDMPVYLTWLMARFEQNTGRVVVVGQPFTDLEQLAGLPAEVIFNCTGLGSRRLCHDQRLIPIKGQVVVVGPRPDMDWSINADGFYVYPRKTETLLGGTTERNIYTETVDNGALHLVIHGNKRILPGLELGDVRRAYAGLRPYREGGSRIEAEERNSRRIVHNYGHGGAGVTLSWGSARAALACV
- a CDS encoding zinc ribbon domain-containing protein; translation: MPLYEYHCVACQLTFEELSSMRESNKKKACPSCGKRAPRIVSAFAISSGAVDVHAGQQPRPSPQNQHQRPLCMRYPQVPLSCHMDEYSVKRFAAHSVGRGNEFDDTTAKAAEVRKQRGLPEPSYAPPSHGHDHTHGHSHKKSTDSKNFRRHAHSRDHGPTKGKTAAKAAHSH
- a CDS encoding N-acyl homoserine lactonase family protein — translated: MANGTATKMWALPNATLTVPQSLLAHGGADDLVEIPCPAYLIEHPKGLVLFDTGCHPAAADDPVGHWGPFAEALQINYPKELLLDRQIQALGYKMDDIKYVIVSHLHLDHTGYLHAFPNAKFLIMENELRYAYWPDTHLRDVFVFKDIVPTRNFDWLELQGDFDVFGDSSLHLLKTPGHTPGESSLYVHLPNRSILLVGDTLHLRMQFDTLAGMPLDTDPAQSSLSIQRIKALRDLHEASVWISHDPEDWVEFPHAPTPIE
- a CDS encoding acyl-CoA dehydrogenase — translated: MDFSYSPAEEQFRDDVRAWMEANVPDDLRGGKDEDLEPAERWQRGLDWHQKLHEGGWVGLWWPEEYGGRGASLLEQAIFNEEMSRLGVSQGVNLSGISLLGPTLMHWGTEAQKQRFLPKILPAEHIWCQGYSEPGSGSDLASIQTRAVEDGDQFVVNGQKVWTSWAQYSDWCFVLVRTDPDAPKHKGISYILVDMHSPGVTVRPLVQINGDAEFNEVFFEDVRVPKENLVGDLNQGWMVAITTLMFERVSSSSFYRFEKLLPQLHEVARRVELNGRPAIEDEAVRQQLAQFSIEAEAVKYNELRRLTRQLHGQPPGPEGSFSKIISTELNMRVVDFAMELLGPYAVLAKGSPFAVDQARWSYRMLSARGGTIAAGTNEILRGVIGERVLGLPKAR
- a CDS encoding acyl-CoA dehydrogenase family protein, yielding MEFTFSEEQRLLQDSLRQYAKEKLLPKYAHWDAGHTISRDELREAAALGIFGLRVPEKFGGQEVDYVTCGLMTEELSRGDFNYSLYIQLGLIASELLADYAHPEVQAEWLTRHARGDAVIAFGLTEPSAGSDAARITTRAQKMGDDYVISGEKASITFAGYADACIVFARTGEQGAHGLSAFLVPLDSPGVSRQVYKSPGERLTQRGSLFFDGVRVPARNRVGDESRGFQQAMVAFDFNRAIIGLACVGAAQQSLDETIEYTKGRIVFGKPLATFEGVAFQIAEHLSLLEAARLVSYKCLWLKDQGRKHTKEAAMAKWMGPKFSAEAIHACIILHGHYGYSMDAPLEQRWRDVLGLEIGDGTPEIMKGIVAREAFGREYTAYRS
- a CDS encoding alpha/beta hydrolase, with protein sequence MAETQGWQDETVQVAGTELVVTTGGSGPALLVLHEELGHPGITSWHEELARTHTLMIPHHPGFGKSPRVEWVNNVRDLAGFYAQAIQDRGLAPANVIGFSLGGWVAAEMAAANAAQFRRLVLVGATGIRPPEGEIKDMFVVTARAYLDASVADMENTPEFAKLYGGEQTPEQYEAWEDARAETARIAWEPYMFYPSLGPLLAGAKDLPTLIIWGRNDDVVPLSAGQAYNKAIPGSELVVFDNCGHRPEIEQTEAFVERVRRFLA
- the pyrE gene encoding orotate phosphoribosyltransferase, with protein sequence MPDARQQLLAALVEQSYRWDPVKQFRLASGRLSDYYLECKLTTFQAHSLPLVGQLLYDMLKGRAVACGGLTQGADPLALALAYYSAGQADPIQAFSVRKEPKAHGARRWIEGCARPGDRVFVLDDVATTGGSTIKAIEACREGGLDVRGALVLVDREENDGLNNIRAALGEALPVLTVFTRTEIEACRRESQPASPPAH
- a CDS encoding glycosyltransferase family 9 protein yields the protein MRTSPPPLSVPSPRRILIVLLGAIGDVTRALPLLMRVRHAYPDSHIAWAVEPAAAPLLEYHPALNDVLIYHRARGLRAFIPFLRAVRGQGFDLVLDLQRHAKSGLVSWWSAAPVRLGFHRVNTKEGNWLFNTHAIEPVADFSLKLGQYLKFAERLGLEEPPAVEFGLRLRPEEERRVERLLGDTSQPFAAFFLGSRWPSRFWFPESTAQVARALRAKHGLGVVLLGGPDEVAFAQTVRRAGGPGVTDLSGQTSLRDLIGIFTRCRLAFGPDSGPMHIAAASGAPVVSLWGATSPVRSAPWGSQQWVITGPAACSPCYTRQCRIGRRCMQRIRPSQVLEVIERALGS
- a CDS encoding sulfatase → MMSPPNILVLLIDCLRADALFGQGRGCQTPTLDRLVRSGVSCTQAVSSASSTTPCVASLLTGTYSFVHGIRSIFGLKLSPQVPSLVEVFKAHGYHTYAEVSGPLFPETRLDRGFDTYDFRDGPAYLSTDWGTDLRHRLQTAYHQPWFGFLHLWELHHHRHILPRFRSRAYGRNRYERALSCLDDQLASVIDLLPPNTIVVVHGDHGEKLVKTDLGYRTYRLLRDVFGPSIAKREGHEMDVYEDLIRVPLVFSFLGPAAHPQLPAGQTVTQPVRQIDVLPTLLELAGLTPPDDIHGRSLVPALATDTPLGLEAYLEAFLRIHSDPRDRRVGWRTAEWKYIYAPENPELPEELYQLTADPGERHNLIETQPEVGLRLRQQIERLQNGPLAANPGQQMSADERRALEKRMADLGYLS
- a CDS encoding glycosyltransferase codes for the protein MAVPPLSPVFCVADRPDLSQRLPIAPQDWGSSHLLKQDKDTTVSLVSLPLGAVVTKHHRLQRWGRIGEALLHGSPAQRSWQGAKLLQEHGFCVPRPLAVLERRQAGLVRESVYVSQGLVSQVGLDRYWREHHAGWSVAHQRRFLAALADFLRRFHAAGLYVGDMKDANLFVETVQGADRDGDWRFYLVDLDRVRHFPRLSLQRRLKNLVQLERTLGRRLRLSQRVFFFYRYLGTPLPPSQARRDLLRRLVRLRDKKDREYTRRRARRRSDADRPSDAALEADLQRAPISCCIVCFNEAAHIRRCLESVKWCDEIVVVDSFSTDQTVQICREYTPHVIRRAWPGFVEQKRFALGQTSHEWVLNIDADEEVSPALQQEIVTILERDDPAVDGFYIPRLVYYLGRWWWHGWYPSYRLRLFRKTKVSWGGVNPHEKVLLRGQADRVAGNIYHYTYDDITDHLRTVNDLTDIAAQELAQRGVRVHVWDILFRPLWRFVRFYVLSGCMRDGRAGFFVSVTAALYTFLKYAKLWEHTLGKPPHAQTRPTGRSAY